The following proteins come from a genomic window of Winogradskyella sp. PC-19:
- the gyrB gene encoding DNA topoisomerase (ATP-hydrolyzing) subunit B, with the protein MSEEKKESFNEHGYSADSIQALEGMEHVRMRPSMYIGDVGVRGLHHLVYEVVDNSIDEALAGHCDNITVTINEDNSITTEDDGRGIPVGLHKKEGVSALEVVMTKIGAGGKFDKDSYKVSGGLHGVGVSCVNALSEHLKATVFREGKVYEQEYERGKAMYPVKTTGDTDKRGTTVTFKPDSTIFTQTLEYNYDTLASRMRELAYLNKGITVHLVDKRRTKEDGSFEGETFHSKEGLKEFITFLDATREPLMKNVIAFEGEKNGVPVEVAMIYNTSYSENLHSYVNNINTHEGGTHLSGFRRGLTHTLKKYADGSGMLDKLKFDIAGDDFREGLTAIVSVKVQEPQFEGQTKTKLGNREVSAAVSQSVSEMLTDYLEENPDDAKTIVQKVILAAQARHAAQKAREMVQRKTVMSIGGLPGKLSDCSEQDPAKCEVFLVEGDSAGGTAKQGRDRAFQAILPLRGKILNVEKAMQHKVFENEEIKNIFTALGVTIGTEEDPRALNLSKLRYHKVVIMCDADIDGSHIATLILTFFFRYMKELVENGHIYIATPPLYLVKKGAKKQYAWSDAERDDIVTTFGDGSKIQRYKGLGEMNAEQLWDTTMNPEFRTMRLVQIENGVEADRIFSMLMGDEVPPRREFIEKNAIYANIDA; encoded by the coding sequence ATGAGCGAAGAAAAAAAAGAAAGCTTTAACGAACACGGTTATTCTGCAGATAGTATTCAGGCTTTAGAAGGAATGGAGCACGTACGTATGCGTCCTTCCATGTATATTGGTGATGTTGGAGTTAGAGGTTTACACCATCTAGTTTATGAGGTTGTAGATAACTCTATTGACGAGGCTTTAGCTGGTCATTGTGATAATATTACAGTGACAATAAATGAAGATAACTCTATTACTACAGAAGATGATGGTCGTGGTATTCCTGTAGGACTTCACAAAAAAGAAGGTGTATCTGCATTAGAAGTTGTAATGACTAAAATTGGTGCTGGTGGTAAATTCGATAAAGATTCATACAAAGTTTCTGGTGGTTTACACGGTGTTGGTGTAAGTTGTGTTAACGCTTTATCTGAGCATCTTAAAGCAACAGTATTTAGAGAAGGTAAAGTTTACGAACAAGAGTATGAACGTGGTAAAGCGATGTACCCTGTAAAAACTACTGGCGATACTGACAAAAGAGGAACAACAGTTACTTTTAAGCCCGATTCAACAATATTTACTCAAACTCTAGAATATAACTACGATACTTTGGCAAGTCGTATGCGAGAGTTAGCATATCTAAACAAAGGTATTACAGTTCATTTAGTAGATAAAAGAAGAACTAAAGAAGATGGTTCTTTTGAAGGAGAGACCTTTCATTCTAAAGAAGGTTTAAAGGAATTTATCACTTTCTTAGATGCTACACGTGAACCATTGATGAAAAATGTTATCGCATTTGAAGGTGAAAAAAATGGTGTGCCAGTAGAAGTAGCAATGATTTACAATACATCATATTCCGAAAATTTACACTCTTACGTAAATAATATTAATACACATGAAGGTGGTACACATTTATCAGGTTTTCGTCGTGGACTTACACACACATTAAAAAAATATGCTGATGGTTCAGGAATGTTAGATAAGTTAAAGTTTGATATTGCTGGAGATGATTTTCGTGAAGGGTTAACTGCTATAGTATCTGTAAAAGTTCAAGAACCTCAGTTTGAAGGTCAGACCAAAACAAAATTAGGTAACCGTGAAGTTTCTGCTGCTGTAAGTCAGTCGGTTTCAGAAATGTTGACGGATTATTTAGAAGAAAATCCAGACGATGCAAAAACCATTGTACAAAAAGTAATACTTGCGGCGCAAGCACGTCATGCGGCACAAAAAGCTCGTGAAATGGTGCAGCGTAAAACAGTTATGAGTATCGGAGGTTTACCTGGAAAACTATCAGATTGTTCTGAGCAAGACCCAGCTAAATGTGAAGTATTTTTAGTCGAGGGAGATTCAGCAGGTGGAACAGCAAAGCAGGGTCGTGATAGAGCATTTCAAGCGATTTTACCATTAAGAGGTAAAATTCTTAATGTTGAAAAAGCGATGCAGCATAAGGTTTTTGAAAACGAAGAAATCAAGAATATCTTTACAGCACTAGGAGTAACTATTGGTACTGAAGAAGATCCTCGTGCATTAAATCTTTCAAAATTGAGATATCATAAAGTTGTAATTATGTGTGATGCCGATATTGATGGTAGTCACATTGCTACTCTGATTTTAACGTTCTTCTTTAGATACATGAAAGAGTTGGTTGAAAATGGACATATATATATTGCAACACCGCCATTATATTTAGTTAAAAAGGGTGCTAAAAAGCAATATGCGTGGAGTGATGCAGAACGAGATGATATCGTTACTACTTTCGGAGATGGTTCAAAAATACAACGTTACAAAGGTCTAGGTGAGATGAATGCAGAGCAGCTTTGGGACACAACAATGAACCCTGAGTTTAGAACAATGCGATTAGTACAGATTGAAAATGGTGTTGAAGCAGACCGTATTTTCTCAATGCTTATGGGTGACGAAGTACCACCGCGTAGAGAGTTTATTGAGAAGAATGCTATTTATGCGAATATTGATGCATAG
- a CDS encoding DUF192 domain-containing protein encodes MVFGKFLRLLLLLVFTLCVIACKDSSSKKESKSLTITFKKEGVLQLIEASKDSIIKELDIEIADDEYQTQTGLMYRDSMEDNQGMLFIFPNEAPRSFYMKNTRIPLDIIYISADSTIVSFQKNAKPFDETSLPSNAAAKFVLEINAGLADTWQLQIGDKVDF; translated from the coding sequence ATGGTTTTTGGTAAGTTTCTAAGACTACTATTGCTACTAGTATTTACTCTATGTGTTATTGCTTGTAAAGATTCAAGTAGTAAAAAAGAGTCAAAATCACTTACTATAACTTTCAAAAAAGAAGGTGTTTTACAACTAATAGAAGCTTCAAAAGATTCTATTATAAAAGAATTAGATATCGAAATTGCAGATGATGAGTATCAAACCCAAACTGGTTTGATGTATCGTGACAGTATGGAAGATAATCAAGGGATGTTATTCATTTTTCCAAATGAAGCGCCTCGTAGCTTTTACATGAAAAATACACGTATTCCTCTTGATATCATATATATTTCTGCTGACAGTACTATTGTTAGTTTTCAGAAAAACGCAAAACCTTTTGACGAAACTTCTCTCCCTTCAAATGCAGCTGCAAAATTTGTATTAGAAATTAATGCTGGGCTAGCCGACACTTGGCAATTACAAATTGGTGACAAGGTGGATTTTTAA
- the secDF gene encoding protein translocase subunit SecDF → MQNKGLVKLFAVLFGLVSIYQLSFTFKANQLEKEAKQFAQAKYDNNSDVNAGELRYLDSLNNKEVYNVLGVSQFTYSDVKDNAMNLGLDLKGGINAIIEISVKDILKGLANNSKDPIFNQALENADELQKDSQDSYLESFYTAFDEIKGETKLASPDIFANRTLSDDITFNMSDDEVKSVITRKVDESIVSAFEVLRNRIDGFGVTSPNIQRLGNGGRILIELPGAKDKKRVVDIITKTAQLQFWETYTTQDLAGYLLQVNQRLIEAQKANESTSEESVEEAEAAEETDSTSSLIEDLTGQIENDSTAVQENTNPLGIQGLGQGGPVIGSFLAKDKAEVLKMLEANRDLLPAEQRYARFAWGKPADKDSEFVELYGLKGNRDNEPELSGAVITDARQDYDQLNRPAVSMQMNAKGAKTWEAMTKVAYETRGNIAIVLDNIVYSAPGVSTGPIAGGNSQISGSFTLEEATDLANVLRAGKLPASAEIVQADEVGPSLGQEAIDSGMISFGLALAFVLLWMIFYYGKAGGFADIALLFNILLIFGVLSGLGAVLTLPGIAGIVLTIGISVDANVLIFERIREELAKGKDQKLAIKDGFANALSSILDANITTGLTALILFVFGTGPIKGFATTLIIGILTSLFTAIFITRLLIDWYLGRGGKLNFSTALTKGFLQNVNINFLAKRKIAYVISGILITAGIASLFTNNLDQGIDFVGGRTYQVRFAQSVSTEEVSKTLNAADVFGSAEVKTIGNDNELKISTKYLVEDNSTEADEKVQSTLFEALKPYLPDGMSYQEFLDGSGDQNIGKRLSSKVSPTIADDIKKSSFWAILGSLVVVFLYILIRFKRWQFSLGAVAAVFHDVLIVLGIFSIAWKWMPFSMEIDQAFIAAILTVIGYSLNDTVVVFDRIREFLNEHSGWSLGKTINASVNSTLSRTLNTSLTTLVVLLAMFFLGADSLRGFLFALIVGVLVGTYSSVFIATPIMYDTAKKGDAAESLKKKVKEEGEELA, encoded by the coding sequence ATGCAAAACAAAGGATTAGTAAAGCTGTTTGCTGTACTATTTGGATTGGTAAGTATTTACCAATTATCATTTACGTTCAAAGCCAATCAGCTCGAAAAAGAAGCAAAGCAATTTGCACAAGCCAAATATGACAACAATAGTGATGTCAATGCTGGTGAATTACGTTACCTAGACTCACTTAACAATAAAGAGGTCTACAATGTTTTAGGTGTAAGTCAATTTACATACAGTGATGTTAAAGACAATGCCATGAATTTAGGTCTTGACCTTAAAGGTGGTATTAATGCTATTATTGAGATTTCTGTAAAAGATATCCTCAAAGGATTGGCAAACAATAGTAAAGACCCGATTTTTAACCAAGCTTTAGAAAATGCAGATGAATTACAAAAGGATTCTCAGGATTCTTACTTAGAGTCATTTTATACAGCGTTTGATGAAATTAAAGGTGAAACAAAATTAGCGTCTCCAGATATTTTTGCCAATCGTACATTAAGTGATGACATTACCTTCAATATGTCTGATGATGAAGTTAAAAGTGTCATTACAAGAAAAGTAGATGAGTCTATTGTCTCTGCTTTCGAAGTTTTACGTAATCGTATTGATGGTTTTGGAGTTACATCTCCAAACATTCAGCGTTTAGGTAATGGTGGTCGTATTTTAATCGAATTACCAGGCGCTAAAGACAAAAAGCGTGTTGTAGACATCATCACAAAAACTGCTCAATTACAGTTTTGGGAAACGTACACAACTCAAGATTTAGCAGGTTACTTATTACAGGTTAACCAACGTCTAATTGAAGCTCAAAAAGCAAATGAATCGACTTCTGAAGAGTCAGTTGAAGAAGCTGAAGCTGCTGAAGAAACAGATTCTACCTCTAGTCTTATTGAAGATTTGACTGGTCAGATAGAAAACGATTCTACTGCAGTACAAGAAAATACAAACCCACTAGGTATTCAAGGCTTAGGACAAGGTGGACCAGTAATAGGTTCTTTCTTGGCTAAAGACAAGGCTGAAGTTTTAAAAATGCTTGAAGCTAATCGTGATTTATTACCAGCAGAACAACGTTATGCGCGTTTTGCTTGGGGAAAACCAGCAGATAAAGATTCTGAATTTGTTGAATTATATGGACTTAAAGGCAATAGAGATAACGAACCAGAATTGAGCGGTGCAGTTATTACTGATGCAAGACAGGATTATGATCAATTAAATCGTCCTGCGGTTAGTATGCAAATGAATGCAAAAGGTGCAAAAACTTGGGAAGCTATGACCAAAGTAGCTTACGAAACGAGAGGAAATATAGCTATCGTTTTAGATAATATTGTTTACTCTGCGCCGGGTGTAAGTACAGGACCAATTGCAGGAGGAAACTCTCAAATTTCAGGTTCTTTTACTCTAGAAGAGGCTACCGATTTAGCTAATGTATTACGAGCTGGTAAGTTACCTGCATCTGCTGAAATAGTTCAAGCGGATGAGGTTGGACCATCTTTAGGTCAAGAAGCAATCGATTCTGGTATGATTTCGTTTGGTTTAGCTTTAGCTTTCGTATTACTTTGGATGATTTTTTATTACGGTAAAGCTGGAGGATTTGCAGACATCGCGTTATTATTCAACATTCTTTTAATCTTTGGTGTACTATCAGGATTAGGAGCTGTATTAACATTACCAGGTATTGCAGGTATTGTATTAACAATTGGTATTTCGGTTGATGCAAACGTACTTATTTTTGAGCGTATTCGAGAAGAGTTGGCTAAGGGTAAAGACCAGAAACTAGCTATTAAAGATGGTTTTGCTAACGCATTATCTTCAATCTTAGATGCAAATATAACAACAGGTTTAACAGCATTAATCTTATTTGTATTCGGTACAGGACCAATTAAAGGTTTTGCGACAACATTAATCATTGGTATTTTAACATCATTATTTACAGCAATATTTATCACAAGATTGCTAATCGATTGGTATTTAGGTCGTGGTGGAAAATTAAATTTCTCTACAGCATTAACTAAAGGTTTCTTACAGAACGTAAATATTAATTTCTTAGCAAAGCGTAAGATTGCTTATGTGATTTCAGGAATCTTAATAACTGCTGGTATTGCATCTTTATTTACAAATAACTTAGATCAAGGTATTGATTTTGTTGGTGGTAGAACTTACCAAGTACGTTTTGCACAATCAGTAAGTACAGAAGAAGTATCAAAAACGTTAAATGCAGCTGATGTCTTTGGGAGTGCCGAAGTAAAAACTATTGGTAATGATAATGAGTTAAAAATTTCTACTAAATATTTAGTAGAAGATAACTCTACTGAAGCTGATGAAAAAGTACAGTCTACATTATTTGAAGCATTAAAACCATATTTGCCAGACGGTATGTCTTACCAAGAATTCTTGGATGGCTCGGGTGATCAGAATATTGGAAAACGTTTGTCAAGTAAAGTAAGTCCAACTATTGCCGATGATATTAAAAAATCTTCATTCTGGGCAATATTAGGTTCTTTAGTAGTTGTATTCCTTTATATCTTAATTCGTTTTAAGAGATGGCAATTCTCTCTTGGAGCTGTTGCAGCAGTTTTCCATGATGTATTGATTGTATTAGGTATATTCTCAATTGCATGGAAATGGATGCCTTTTAGTATGGAAATCGATCAAGCATTTATTGCAGCAATCCTAACTGTAATTGGTTACTCGCTGAATGATACCGTGGTCGTTTTCGATAGAATTAGAGAGTTTTTAAACGAACATTCTGGATGGAGTTTAGGTAAAACGATTAATGCTTCTGTAAACAGTACATTAAGTAGAACATTAAATACATCGTTAACAACATTAGTGGTGTTATTAGCTATGTTTTTCTTAGGTGCAGATTCGTTAAGAGGATTCTTATTCGCTTTAATTGTTGGTGTATTAGTGGGTACATATTCATCGGTATTTATTGCAACACCAATTATGTATGATACTGCCAAAAAAGGTGATGCTGCAGAATCTTTAAAAAAGAAGGTAAAAGAAGAAGGTGAAGAATTGGCTTAA
- the lgt gene encoding prolipoprotein diacylglyceryl transferase: MHALEIVWDPIKFLDLGFFKLHFYSVMWIVAFVLGFLITKRIYKNEGESDESLDSLFIYSVLGIMLGARLGHVIFYQPDLITDDFFSIFLPFKFKGGFEFTGFQGLASHGAAIAMIISMYLYNKKVLKKTVLWILDRVVVPVALGAVFVRIGNFINSEIIGKETGSDFGVVFKQLGETVPRHPAQLYEAGCYIFVFLILFYFYWKTKKSEQQGFLFGLFLVLLWSVRFVVEYYKEPQSGEYLSNAIGNVLNNGQILSIPFIIIGLYFMFIYKPKTKLA; this comes from the coding sequence ATGCACGCTTTAGAAATCGTTTGGGATCCCATTAAATTTTTGGATTTAGGTTTTTTTAAACTTCACTTTTACAGTGTGATGTGGATTGTTGCATTTGTTCTTGGGTTTTTAATAACCAAACGAATCTATAAAAACGAAGGCGAATCAGATGAATCGCTAGACTCATTATTCATTTACTCCGTATTAGGTATAATGTTAGGTGCTAGATTAGGTCATGTTATCTTTTACCAACCAGACTTAATTACTGATGATTTCTTCAGTATATTTTTGCCTTTTAAATTTAAAGGCGGTTTTGAGTTTACTGGATTTCAAGGCTTAGCAAGTCATGGTGCTGCCATTGCTATGATTATTTCTATGTACTTGTACAATAAAAAGGTTTTAAAAAAAACTGTTTTATGGATATTAGACCGTGTAGTTGTTCCAGTGGCGTTAGGTGCTGTATTTGTTAGAATCGGAAATTTCATAAACTCTGAAATAATTGGAAAAGAAACTGGCAGTGATTTTGGTGTTGTTTTTAAACAACTTGGAGAAACTGTGCCAAGACACCCAGCTCAATTGTACGAAGCTGGTTGTTATATTTTTGTGTTTTTAATACTATTTTATTTCTATTGGAAAACCAAAAAATCTGAACAACAAGGATTTTTATTTGGGCTATTTTTAGTGTTACTTTGGTCTGTTCGTTTTGTAGTAGAATATTATAAGGAACCTCAAAGTGGCGAATACCTTTCAAACGCCATAGGTAATGTTTTGAATAATGGACAAATCTTAAGCATTCCATTTATAATCATTGGTCTGTATTTTATGTTTATTTACAAACCAAAGACAAAGTTAGCTTAA
- the yidD gene encoding membrane protein insertion efficiency factor YidD produces MKKFLTYPFLFLIKVYQKLISPFTPASCRYQPTCSQYTKEALEIHGFFKGGRLAVKRIFSCHPWGGKGFDPVPPKED; encoded by the coding sequence ATCAAAAAATTTCTTACATACCCGTTTTTATTTTTAATTAAGGTGTATCAGAAATTAATTTCTCCATTTACTCCAGCTAGTTGTAGATATCAACCCACATGTTCTCAATACACAAAGGAAGCCTTAGAAATTCATGGCTTTTTTAAAGGTGGTAGATTAGCTGTTAAGCGAATTTTTAGTTGTCATCCTTGGGGCGGAAAGGGTTTCGACCCAGTTCCACCAAAAGAAGATTAA
- a CDS encoding DUF4412 domain-containing protein: MKKFLLFIVAVGLSLTTIAQEKFTEGEITMKQTMSSSNEDVNSMLSEIGEMITTTYVDGAKTRTESSNPMSGDVTVIIDAESNELLQLTDMPGLGKKYTSQKVEVTEEMLKNITVTEGSETKNVLGYDLKQYIITMNQDGAEMTMEMFITDKIQGVKTQQTAMLGEKVDGYPLYMVIKMNQMGAEIVIKSEVTKMEAKSIDDNKFSLTPPEGYTKM, from the coding sequence ATGAAAAAGTTTTTATTATTTATCGTAGCTGTGGGATTGTCTTTAACAACGATTGCACAAGAAAAGTTTACAGAAGGTGAAATAACTATGAAGCAAACGATGTCTTCGTCTAACGAAGACGTTAATTCAATGTTGTCAGAAATTGGAGAGATGATAACAACAACTTATGTAGACGGAGCTAAAACAAGAACTGAATCTTCAAACCCAATGTCAGGTGATGTAACCGTTATTATTGATGCAGAATCTAATGAGTTATTACAACTTACGGATATGCCCGGATTAGGAAAAAAATACACGTCTCAAAAGGTCGAGGTTACTGAGGAAATGTTAAAAAACATCACTGTCACTGAAGGTAGCGAAACTAAGAATGTACTTGGCTATGACTTAAAACAATATATAATAACCATGAACCAAGATGGAGCAGAAATGACTATGGAGATGTTTATTACTGATAAAATTCAAGGCGTAAAAACACAGCAAACAGCTATGTTGGGAGAAAAAGTAGACGGTTATCCATTGTATATGGTTATAAAAATGAATCAGATGGGAGCAGAAATTGTTATTAAATCAGAGGTAACAAAGATGGAGGCAAAATCTATTGATGACAACAAGTTTAGTTTAACACCACCAGAAGGTTACACTAAAATGTAA
- a CDS encoding DUF6588 family protein, protein MKKQIYSIVLILSVLTVKAQSDIDALLAAGVEDAQRFANDYLAPGSDALMFSMNANWFNSGKVKPLLGFEVSVVANASLVNDDSKTFSLNTADYNNVQFVQGPNVQNVATVLGDNNPPIIVELEYEDPIFGNQTRQIELPTGIGDSSANLVPSAFVQGSLGLGSGLELKARYVPNIKTDDVEIGMYGAGLQFEITEWLPGDKVLPISISGLVAYTHLDGSYDLTDTSGIAGDNQRVQNDTNTWLFQAIASTKFPVINFYGGIGYIKGTSDSDLLGDYTVTEGALSSQTITDPFSVSSEVSALRGTIGTKLKLGFFRLNAEYHISEFDAFSVGINFGFR, encoded by the coding sequence ATGAAAAAACAAATTTATTCAATAGTATTAATACTATCTGTATTAACTGTAAAGGCTCAAAGTGATATCGATGCACTTTTAGCCGCAGGTGTCGAGGATGCCCAACGATTTGCCAATGACTACTTAGCGCCAGGCTCAGATGCCTTAATGTTTAGTATGAATGCCAATTGGTTTAACTCTGGAAAAGTCAAACCACTTTTAGGTTTCGAAGTATCTGTAGTCGCTAATGCATCTTTAGTAAATGATGACAGTAAAACATTTAGTTTAAACACAGCGGATTACAATAATGTGCAATTTGTACAAGGACCAAATGTTCAAAATGTGGCTACAGTTTTAGGAGATAATAATCCACCAATAATTGTAGAGTTAGAGTATGAGGACCCAATCTTTGGTAATCAGACCAGACAGATAGAATTACCAACTGGTATTGGTGATTCTAGCGCAAATTTAGTACCGTCAGCTTTTGTCCAAGGATCTTTAGGTTTAGGTAGTGGTTTGGAGTTAAAAGCTCGTTATGTGCCAAATATTAAGACAGATGACGTAGAAATCGGTATGTACGGTGCTGGTTTACAATTTGAAATCACAGAATGGTTACCAGGTGACAAGGTCTTACCAATTTCGATTTCAGGTCTAGTGGCTTATACCCATTTGGACGGCTCTTATGATTTAACGGACACATCAGGTATTGCAGGTGATAACCAGCGAGTCCAAAACGATACTAACACATGGTTATTTCAGGCTATAGCATCAACAAAATTTCCTGTAATTAATTTTTATGGCGGAATAGGTTACATTAAAGGTACTTCAGATTCTGATTTGTTGGGAGATTATACTGTGACAGAAGGTGCATTATCATCACAAACAATAACAGATCCTTTTTCAGTTTCGAGCGAAGTTTCTGCGCTTAGAGGTACTATTGGAACAAAATTAAAATTAGGATTTTTTAGACTCAATGCCGAGTATCATATTTCTGAATTCGATGCTTTTTCTGTAGGAATTAATTTTGGGTTTAGATAG
- the asnB gene encoding asparagine synthase B: MCGIVCAFDIKQDSETLRPQVLEMAKSIRHRGPDWSGIYSNSKAIMAHERLAIVDPTSGKQPLFTDDKKLVLAANGEIYNHKELRKQFPDYKFQTESDCEVILALYKEKGHDFVDEMNGIFGFAIYDTEKDDYFVARDHMGIIPLYIGWDRNGTFFVASELKALEGICTKIELFPPGHYMSSKDGEFVKWYNRDWTDYDAVKENETSIADVKQALEDAVHRQLMSDVPYGVLLSGGLDSSVTSAIAKKYSKRRVEADDKEKAWWPQLHSFSVGLEGSPDLAAAKKVADYIGTVHHEIKFTIQEGLDAIKDVIYNIETYDITTIRSSTPMYLMARVIKSMGIKMVLSGEGADEIFGGYLYFHKAPDAKEFHEETVRKLDKLHMYDCLRANKSLAAWGIEGRVPFLDKEFMDVAMRINPKDKMINGERMEKWVVRKAFEDMIPESVAWRQKEQFSDGVGYSWIDTLKELVEREVTDEQIENAAFRFPINTPLNKEEYYYRTIFEGHFPSDAAALSVPQEASVACSTATALEWDEAFKNMNDPSGRAIANVHDEAY; encoded by the coding sequence ATGTGCGGAATAGTATGCGCCTTTGATATAAAGCAAGATTCAGAAACCTTAAGACCACAGGTTTTAGAAATGGCAAAAAGTATTAGACACCGTGGTCCAGATTGGAGCGGAATTTATAGTAATAGCAAAGCTATAATGGCTCATGAACGTTTAGCAATTGTAGATCCAACTTCAGGTAAACAGCCTTTGTTTACTGATGATAAAAAATTGGTACTTGCAGCAAATGGAGAGATTTATAATCATAAGGAGTTGCGTAAGCAGTTTCCAGATTATAAGTTTCAGACAGAAAGCGATTGCGAAGTCATTTTAGCGCTTTACAAAGAAAAGGGTCATGATTTTGTTGACGAAATGAATGGTATTTTTGGATTTGCTATTTACGATACTGAAAAAGACGATTACTTTGTAGCACGTGATCATATGGGAATTATTCCTTTATACATAGGTTGGGATAGAAACGGAACATTTTTCGTGGCATCAGAACTAAAAGCTCTTGAAGGTATTTGTACAAAAATAGAACTATTTCCTCCGGGACATTACATGTCTAGTAAAGACGGTGAATTTGTAAAATGGTATAACCGTGATTGGACAGATTATGATGCCGTAAAAGAAAATGAAACTAGTATTGCAGATGTAAAACAAGCATTAGAAGATGCAGTACATAGACAATTAATGAGTGATGTCCCATATGGCGTATTGCTCTCAGGTGGATTAGATTCTTCAGTAACATCTGCAATTGCAAAAAAATATTCTAAAAGACGTGTCGAAGCTGATGATAAAGAGAAAGCTTGGTGGCCTCAATTGCATTCTTTTTCTGTTGGACTAGAAGGTTCACCAGACTTAGCAGCTGCAAAAAAAGTAGCGGATTATATAGGAACTGTTCATCACGAAATTAAGTTTACAATTCAGGAAGGTCTAGATGCTATAAAAGATGTTATTTATAATATCGAAACTTATGACATTACAACCATACGATCGTCTACGCCAATGTATTTAATGGCTAGAGTTATTAAGTCTATGGGAATTAAAATGGTGTTGTCCGGAGAAGGAGCAGATGAGATTTTTGGAGGCTACTTATATTTTCATAAAGCACCTGATGCTAAAGAGTTTCATGAAGAAACCGTTCGAAAATTAGATAAGTTGCATATGTACGATTGTCTTAGAGCTAACAAGAGTTTAGCAGCTTGGGGTATTGAAGGTCGTGTGCCTTTTTTAGATAAAGAATTTATGGACGTTGCTATGCGCATTAACCCAAAAGATAAAATGATTAACGGTGAGCGTATGGAAAAATGGGTAGTTCGTAAAGCTTTTGAAGATATGATTCCAGAAAGTGTAGCATGGAGACAGAAAGAACAATTTAGTGATGGCGTTGGTTATAGCTGGATTGATACATTAAAGGAATTAGTAGAAAGAGAGGTCACTGACGAGCAAATAGAAAATGCTGCATTCCGTTTTCCTATCAACACACCTTTAAATAAAGAAGAGTATTATTATCGTACTATTTTTGAAGGACATTTTCCTAGCGATGCAGCTGCACTAAGCGTTCCACAAGAAGCAAGTGTAGCTTGTAGTACAGCAACAGCTTTAGAATGGGATGAGGCTTTTAAAAATATGAATGACCCATCAGGTAGAGCTATAGCTAATGTCCATGATGAGGCGTATTAA
- a CDS encoding malate dehydrogenase — protein MKVTVVGAGAVGASCAEYIAIKNFASEVVLLDIKEGYAEGKAMDLMQTASLNGFDTKITGSTSDYSKTANSDICVITSGIPRKPGMTREELIGINAGIVKTVSASLVEHSPNTIIIVVSNPMDTMTYLVHKTTDLPKHRIIGMGGALDSARFKYRLAEALEAPISDVDGMVIGGHSDKGMVPLTSHATRNSIKVSEFLSEERLEQVAADTKVGGATLTGLLGTSAWYAPGAAVSGLVQAIACDQKKIYPCSTLLDGEYGLNDLCIGVPVVLGRNGIEKIVDVSLSDAEKEHMKASAEGVKKTNGLLEL, from the coding sequence ATGAAAGTTACTGTAGTAGGTGCAGGTGCCGTAGGTGCTAGTTGTGCCGAGTATATCGCAATTAAAAATTTTGCTTCTGAAGTTGTTTTACTGGACATTAAAGAAGGTTATGCCGAAGGTAAAGCCATGGATTTAATGCAAACAGCATCTTTAAATGGTTTTGATACAAAAATAACAGGAAGTACAAGCGACTATTCTAAAACTGCAAATAGCGACATTTGTGTAATTACTTCGGGTATTCCTCGTAAGCCAGGTATGACTCGTGAAGAATTAATTGGTATAAATGCTGGTATTGTAAAAACAGTCTCTGCAAGTTTAGTAGAACATTCTCCAAACACTATTATTATAGTCGTTAGTAATCCAATGGATACGATGACGTATTTAGTCCATAAAACTACAGATTTACCAAAGCATAGAATCATTGGTATGGGTGGCGCTTTAGACTCAGCACGTTTTAAGTATAGATTAGCTGAAGCTCTAGAAGCACCAATCAGTGATGTAGACGGAATGGTAATTGGTGGTCATAGCGATAAAGGTATGGTACCGCTTACATCTCATGCAACACGTAATTCTATCAAAGTTTCTGAATTTTTATCAGAAGAGCGTTTAGAGCAAGTTGCTGCAGATACCAAAGTTGGTGGAGCAACATTAACAGGCTTATTAGGTACATCAGCATGGTATGCGCCAGGTGCAGCGGTATCTGGTTTAGTACAAGCTATTGCATGCGACCAAAAGAAAATCTACCCATGTTCTACTTTATTAGATGGTGAGTATGGTTTAAACGATTTGTGTATTGGTGTACCAGTTGTTTTAGGTCGTAACGGTATCGAAAAAATTGTAGATGTATCTTTAAGTGATGCCGAAAAAGAACACATGAAAGCAAGTGCCGAAGGTGTTAAAAAGACTAATGGTCTTTTAGAATTATAA